From the genome of Phytohabitans rumicis, one region includes:
- a CDS encoding NAD(P)-dependent oxidoreductase, whose amino-acid sequence MKLAIFGATGRTGRPLLNQALAQGHTITALARDPGKLPTHANLHTVAGGIHDAEAVKQAIVGTDAVLFAAGQSLTAKTSVCTDAMRTIIPAMDASGVRRLVAISLYGTGDSRRTSPFVVISRLASGALVRDKEGMEALIAASDTDWTIFRPAVLKDAPHTGHYRTGHDLKLGFLSRMPYADLADAMLAQVTGAGHIRQAISITS is encoded by the coding sequence ATGAAACTCGCCATCTTCGGCGCCACCGGACGCACCGGGCGCCCACTGCTCAACCAGGCCCTCGCCCAAGGGCACACGATCACCGCGCTCGCCCGCGACCCCGGCAAACTACCCACGCACGCGAACCTGCATACGGTGGCCGGTGGAATCCACGACGCGGAGGCGGTCAAGCAGGCCATCGTCGGCACGGACGCCGTGCTGTTCGCGGCGGGGCAGAGCCTGACCGCCAAGACGTCCGTGTGCACCGACGCGATGCGCACCATCATTCCCGCAATGGACGCCAGCGGAGTACGCCGCCTGGTCGCCATCAGCCTCTACGGCACCGGCGACAGCCGCCGCACCAGTCCTTTCGTCGTCATCTCCCGGCTCGCCAGCGGCGCCCTGGTCCGTGACAAGGAGGGCATGGAGGCGCTGATCGCCGCCAGCGACACCGACTGGACGATCTTCCGGCCCGCCGTGCTCAAAGACGCCCCGCACACCGGGCACTACCGCACCGGTCACGACCTGAAGCTCGGCTTCCTCTCCCGGATGCCGTACGCCGATCTCGCCGACGCCATGCTGGCGCAGGTCACCGGCGCGGGTCACATCCGCCAGGCCATCTCGATCACATCATGA
- a CDS encoding glycoside hydrolase family 1 protein: MRRFPDSFLFGVATSGHQTEGDNTSSDTWFLENVQPTVFTERSGRACNSWELWREDLDLVQAMGLGAFRFSLEWARIEPQEGAFASEALEHYAAIVDGCSQRGLAPVVTLNHLTSPHWFAKRGGWLDPAAPGLFARYCDKVMDHFGDRITAAVTLNEPNLPQLLSWVDPPASVRELERATLEAASVAAGVPRYRVGNIMLPEEFDAMRDGMTAGHLAAREALKARRPELPVGLSIAIVDDRVAGDDPTLRDRKRAELYDHWLRLAREDDFIGIQNYESAVYDADGLLPPPPGATLNQLGSAIDTGSLGGAVRYAHEVSGAPVFVTEHGIGIDDDTLRAGFVEPSLAGLLDAIEEGVPVLGYCHWTLLDNFEWTAGYTFHFGLHTVDRETFSRTPKPSAGEYAAIATSRTVKG; this comes from the coding sequence ATGAGGCGCTTCCCCGACAGTTTCCTATTCGGTGTCGCCACCTCCGGTCACCAGACCGAGGGGGACAACACCAGCAGCGACACCTGGTTCTTGGAGAATGTTCAGCCGACCGTCTTCACCGAACGCTCCGGCCGTGCTTGTAACAGCTGGGAGCTGTGGCGGGAAGACCTCGATCTGGTCCAGGCCATGGGGCTGGGCGCCTTCCGGTTCTCCCTGGAGTGGGCCAGGATCGAGCCGCAGGAGGGTGCCTTCGCCAGCGAGGCGTTGGAGCACTATGCGGCTATTGTCGACGGCTGCTCGCAGCGCGGTCTGGCGCCGGTGGTGACTCTCAACCACCTGACCAGTCCACATTGGTTCGCCAAGCGCGGCGGCTGGCTGGATCCCGCCGCGCCGGGGCTGTTCGCCCGGTACTGCGACAAGGTGATGGACCACTTCGGCGACCGGATCACCGCCGCCGTCACCCTCAACGAGCCGAACCTGCCGCAGCTGCTGTCCTGGGTGGACCCGCCGGCATCCGTCCGGGAGTTGGAGCGGGCCACGCTGGAGGCGGCCAGCGTCGCCGCGGGCGTGCCCCGCTACCGGGTCGGCAACATCATGCTGCCGGAAGAGTTCGACGCGATGCGGGATGGCATGACGGCGGGCCACCTCGCCGCCCGGGAGGCGCTCAAGGCAAGGCGACCCGAGCTGCCCGTGGGCCTGTCCATCGCGATCGTTGACGACCGGGTGGCCGGCGACGACCCGACACTGCGCGACCGCAAGCGCGCTGAGTTGTACGACCACTGGCTGCGGCTGGCCCGCGAAGACGACTTTATCGGCATCCAGAACTACGAGAGCGCGGTCTACGACGCCGACGGGCTGTTGCCGCCGCCGCCGGGCGCCACGCTCAACCAGTTGGGTTCGGCGATCGATACCGGGTCGCTCGGCGGCGCCGTGCGGTACGCCCACGAGGTCAGCGGCGCGCCGGTCTTCGTGACCGAACACGGCATCGGCATCGACGACGACACCCTGCGGGCCGGCTTCGTCGAACCGTCGCTAGCCGGCCTGCTCGACGCGATCGAGGAGGGCGTGCCGGTGCTCGGCTACTGCCACTGGACCCTGCTGGACAACTTCGAGTGGACCGCCGGCTACACCTTCCACTTCGGACTCCACACAGTGGACAGGGAGACATTCTCCCGCACCCCGAAGCCGAGCGCGGGCGAGTACGCCGCCATCGCGACCAGCCGGACCGTGAAGGGCTAG
- a CDS encoding family 16 glycoside hydrolase, whose product MTVVLSVAGQAPPALAPRRLLTSTVQGGMNAPSPPRVSRLAALLGVALLGPLAAVATPGAVRAAALPAQEPGITLRTYDVRVPLTEICTLKPGQTPNVDKLMPVVDWTSAADFGFEDNFVTHVIGNINVPASGAYTFRLTSDDGSQLTVDDALVVDHDGLHGATSKDGTVSLTEGYHALRIEHFEAGGGQQLTLAWKPPGAADFAVVPTSVLSTDAGVVRVTAPGYKACQGVDDAPGDGLPLDAVHPNYALTDLRPAGFEPQVSAMDWTADGRLVIATWGGSDQMLGEVYIVDKVTGRTSPERVRYKKVASGLKEPMGLAVVDGTIYVSQKHELTELRDVDGDEVVDEQRTVAVWPFGGNFHEFAFGLLYKGGNFYLNLSVAINLGGATTDPQPVGNRGTSIVVNRRTGKVSYVAGGLRTPNGIGWGPDGELFATDNQGGWLPSSKLVHIKQDRFFNHYTNQDGPFDANPVTKPVLWLPQNDIANSPSTPVLLKNGPFRGQLLIGDVTYGGLQRAYLEKVAGEYQGAVFRHTQGLEAGVNRVTIGPDGAVYVGGLGAEGNWGQAGKLRHGLQKLTPSGANAFDMKSMSATRNGFTIEYTQPLSTATIQNIAQSYRIAQWRYAATPAYGGPKVDEETLKVTAAKVSADRKTVTLTVDGLQRDRVVYLRSPRPFAAANGEELWSTEAWYTLNNIPGPQPDQIFYEAEEGNREGSARLATDHRGYSGVGFVAGYGALNASTTVHVDVSQAGEYEVGLRYSNGPNPFQGNKTVSIHVNGRKVRQTVLPTTVTWDEWATKTERLTLRRGVNAIQYRVDATDTGHVNLDLVTVRRPGQRIVLFDGADLTEWQHTDGRTASWARIAGGAMEVRNGDLRTKQAFGDFRLHVEFKVPLLPPDVTGQNRGNSGVYLQERYEIQVLDSYGDPTRDNNEAGAIYQQKAPDVNAATPPETWQTYDIEYRAARYDTAGNKIENARVSVVWNGVRVHDNVAITGPTGGNIPEGPATGSIRLQDHQNPVQYRNIWVQPLS is encoded by the coding sequence GTGACCGTGGTTCTCTCCGTCGCCGGGCAGGCACCCCCGGCGTTGGCTCCACGGCGGCTCCTCACCAGCACCGTCCAAGGAGGAATGAATGCCCCCTCGCCCCCACGAGTGAGCCGCCTAGCCGCGCTCCTCGGCGTCGCGCTCCTCGGTCCGTTGGCCGCGGTCGCCACGCCTGGTGCCGTCCGGGCCGCGGCCCTACCAGCACAGGAACCGGGCATCACGCTGCGTACGTACGACGTACGGGTGCCGCTCACCGAGATCTGCACACTCAAGCCCGGCCAGACACCGAACGTCGACAAGCTGATGCCGGTCGTCGACTGGACCAGTGCGGCCGACTTCGGCTTCGAGGACAACTTCGTCACCCACGTCATCGGCAACATCAACGTCCCGGCCAGCGGCGCGTACACGTTCCGGCTGACCAGCGACGACGGGTCTCAGCTCACCGTCGACGACGCGCTGGTGGTCGACCACGACGGGCTGCACGGAGCGACGTCGAAGGACGGCACGGTCTCCCTGACCGAGGGCTACCACGCGCTGCGGATCGAGCACTTCGAGGCGGGCGGCGGCCAACAGCTCACGCTGGCCTGGAAGCCGCCGGGCGCCGCGGACTTCGCCGTCGTACCCACATCGGTGCTGAGCACGGACGCCGGCGTCGTCCGGGTGACCGCGCCCGGATACAAGGCGTGCCAGGGCGTCGACGACGCGCCCGGCGACGGCCTCCCGCTGGACGCGGTGCACCCCAACTACGCGCTCACCGACCTGCGCCCTGCCGGCTTCGAGCCGCAAGTGTCCGCTATGGACTGGACCGCCGACGGCCGGCTGGTCATCGCCACCTGGGGCGGCAGCGACCAGATGCTCGGCGAGGTGTACATAGTGGACAAGGTGACGGGGCGGACGAGCCCTGAGCGGGTCAGGTACAAGAAGGTCGCCAGCGGGCTGAAGGAGCCGATGGGCCTGGCGGTGGTCGACGGCACCATCTACGTGTCGCAGAAGCACGAGCTCACCGAGCTGCGGGACGTCGACGGCGACGAGGTCGTCGACGAGCAGCGGACGGTGGCGGTCTGGCCGTTCGGCGGCAACTTCCACGAGTTCGCGTTCGGCCTGCTCTACAAGGGCGGCAACTTCTACCTCAACCTGTCGGTCGCGATCAACCTCGGCGGCGCGACGACCGATCCGCAGCCGGTGGGCAACCGGGGCACCAGCATCGTGGTCAACCGGCGTACCGGCAAAGTGTCCTATGTGGCCGGTGGCCTGCGTACGCCGAACGGCATCGGTTGGGGCCCGGACGGCGAACTCTTCGCCACCGACAACCAGGGCGGCTGGCTGCCCTCGTCGAAGCTCGTCCACATCAAGCAGGACCGCTTCTTCAACCACTACACCAACCAGGACGGCCCGTTCGACGCCAACCCGGTCACCAAGCCAGTGCTGTGGCTGCCGCAGAACGACATCGCCAACTCGCCGAGCACGCCGGTGCTGCTGAAGAACGGGCCGTTCCGCGGGCAGCTGCTCATCGGTGACGTGACGTACGGCGGGTTGCAGCGGGCGTACTTGGAAAAGGTGGCTGGCGAGTACCAAGGCGCCGTCTTCCGGCACACGCAAGGGCTGGAGGCCGGTGTCAACCGGGTCACCATCGGCCCTGACGGCGCCGTCTACGTCGGTGGTCTGGGCGCCGAAGGCAACTGGGGCCAGGCCGGAAAGCTGCGCCACGGGCTGCAGAAGCTGACGCCGAGCGGTGCCAACGCGTTCGACATGAAGTCGATGAGCGCCACCCGGAACGGCTTCACGATCGAGTACACCCAGCCGCTGTCCACCGCCACCATCCAGAACATCGCGCAGAGCTACCGGATCGCGCAGTGGCGGTACGCGGCGACCCCCGCGTACGGCGGGCCGAAGGTCGACGAGGAGACCCTGAAGGTCACCGCGGCCAAGGTCTCCGCGGACCGCAAGACCGTCACGCTGACGGTCGACGGTCTCCAGCGCGACCGCGTCGTGTACCTGCGCTCACCGCGCCCGTTCGCCGCCGCGAACGGCGAGGAGCTGTGGAGCACCGAGGCTTGGTACACCCTCAACAACATCCCCGGGCCGCAGCCGGACCAGATTTTCTACGAGGCCGAGGAGGGCAACCGCGAGGGCAGCGCCCGGCTCGCGACCGACCACCGCGGCTACTCCGGGGTCGGCTTCGTCGCCGGTTACGGCGCGCTGAATGCCTCCACCACCGTCCACGTCGACGTTTCACAAGCCGGCGAGTACGAGGTCGGGCTCCGCTACAGCAACGGACCCAACCCGTTCCAGGGCAACAAGACGGTCAGCATCCACGTCAACGGCCGCAAGGTACGGCAGACCGTCCTGCCGACCACGGTCACCTGGGACGAGTGGGCGACCAAGACCGAACGGCTCACGCTGCGCCGCGGCGTCAACGCGATCCAGTACCGGGTGGACGCCACCGACACCGGCCACGTCAACCTCGACCTCGTCACCGTACGCCGGCCGGGTCAGCGGATCGTCCTCTTCGACGGCGCCGACCTCACAGAGTGGCAGCACACCGACGGCCGCACCGCCAGCTGGGCCAGGATCGCCGGCGGCGCGATGGAGGTCCGCAACGGCGACCTGCGCACCAAGCAGGCGTTCGGCGACTTCCGGCTACACGTCGAGTTCAAGGTGCCGCTGCTCCCGCCCGACGTCACCGGCCAGAACCGCGGCAACAGCGGCGTCTACCTCCAGGAGCGGTACGAGATCCAGGTTCTCGACTCGTACGGCGACCCGACACGGGACAACAACGAGGCCGGCGCGATTTACCAGCAGAAGGCACCCGACGTCAACGCCGCGACACCGCCGGAGACCTGGCAAACGTACGACATCGAATACCGCGCCGCCCGCTACGACACCGCCGGCAACAAGATCGAGAACGCCCGGGTGAGCGTGGTCTGGAACGGCGTACGCGTCCACGACAACGTCGCCATCACCGGGCCGACCGGCGGAAACATCCCCGAAGGACCAGCGACCGGATCCATCCGCCTCCAGGACCACCAGAACCCTGTCCAGTACCGCAACATCTGGGTCCAACCGCTGAGCTGA
- a CDS encoding alpha/beta hydrolase domain-containing protein: MSTLAKMVAVLVFASGLTGPVGSTAHAAPAHDAVPVPVVSGPIPSTVGSAGHDYTFFASDLDLAARGYVEQEFFYSGLANVYDATVAPGIGARPTPSPTANIVSTGHPYRTRMVVRRPARPAAFNGTVVVEWLNATSQYDVEALWFRTHEFLIREGYAWVGITAQSGPITNPTLGLKAFSPQRYGGLDLTDSGTLTSGDPLSYDVYAQGLRAVRATGVLGGLRNRVRTVVAAGVSQSAGRVSVFVNAIQPRGRAVADAALLYIGGERMRTDLGLPVFKVLSETEFTAPPSANEISSLQPDTNRMRTWSIAGASHSDWASFAVRYALLQRDQPAAPLRDNCARPSRSRIPDRFPLSAAIHHLAAWARRGVPPPKAPLITLAADGATVLRDDRGNALGGLRLAPFEVPVALDTGVNENPPGGTGLCFLNGTHLPFDRQTLRTLYPDRQAYLRQFTDVAWRNVYAGYVLPADAREMLRYAQSSLAGRDLECGPLCANVAQFPIQPSTQLLRDHTAFLYLRGGDQLLRTLDQATLAVARGQSEPADRKRFFEHAIRSLQHYQTQLDREYQQGHTTADQVRLLGGYAQILIESLS, from the coding sequence ATGTCTACGCTGGCGAAGATGGTGGCGGTCCTGGTGTTCGCCAGCGGGCTGACCGGCCCGGTTGGGTCGACCGCGCACGCCGCACCAGCCCACGACGCGGTGCCTGTCCCTGTGGTCAGCGGTCCGATTCCCTCCACAGTGGGCAGTGCGGGCCACGACTACACGTTCTTCGCCAGCGACCTCGATCTCGCCGCCCGCGGCTACGTCGAGCAGGAGTTCTTCTACAGCGGTCTGGCGAACGTCTACGACGCGACCGTCGCACCCGGGATCGGTGCCCGGCCCACGCCGTCCCCGACGGCCAACATCGTCTCCACCGGTCACCCGTACCGGACCCGCATGGTGGTGCGGCGTCCGGCCCGTCCGGCGGCGTTCAACGGCACCGTGGTCGTGGAGTGGCTCAACGCCACCAGCCAGTACGACGTCGAGGCACTGTGGTTCCGTACGCACGAGTTCCTGATCCGGGAGGGCTACGCGTGGGTCGGCATCACCGCGCAAAGCGGCCCGATCACCAATCCGACTCTCGGCCTCAAGGCGTTCAGTCCACAGCGGTACGGCGGCCTCGACCTCACCGACAGCGGGACACTCACGTCCGGTGACCCGTTGTCGTACGACGTCTACGCCCAAGGACTGCGTGCGGTTCGCGCGACCGGTGTGCTCGGGGGTCTGCGCAACCGCGTGCGGACCGTCGTCGCGGCGGGAGTGTCCCAGTCCGCCGGACGGGTGTCGGTATTCGTCAACGCGATCCAGCCCCGCGGCCGGGCCGTCGCCGATGCCGCCCTGCTCTACATCGGCGGCGAGCGCATGCGCACCGACCTGGGTCTGCCCGTGTTCAAGGTGCTGTCCGAAACCGAGTTCACCGCACCGCCCTCGGCCAACGAGATCAGCTCGCTGCAGCCGGACACCAACCGGATGCGGACGTGGTCGATCGCTGGGGCATCCCACTCGGACTGGGCCTCGTTCGCGGTTCGCTACGCGCTGCTGCAGCGCGACCAGCCGGCAGCCCCGTTGCGGGACAACTGTGCCCGGCCGAGCCGCAGCCGCATCCCGGACCGCTTCCCGCTGTCCGCCGCGATCCACCATCTGGCCGCCTGGGCCCGGCGAGGCGTACCTCCACCGAAGGCGCCGCTCATCACACTCGCCGCAGACGGCGCCACCGTGCTGCGCGACGACCGCGGCAATGCGTTGGGCGGTCTGCGTTTGGCCCCGTTCGAGGTGCCCGTCGCCCTCGACACCGGCGTGAACGAGAACCCGCCGGGCGGGACCGGATTGTGCTTCCTCAACGGCACGCACCTCCCGTTCGACCGGCAAACGCTGCGCACGCTCTACCCCGATCGCCAGGCGTACCTGCGACAGTTCACCGACGTGGCGTGGAGGAACGTGTACGCCGGCTACGTCCTGCCCGCCGACGCGCGGGAAATGCTGCGGTACGCGCAAAGCTCACTCGCCGGGCGCGACCTCGAATGTGGACCCCTGTGCGCCAACGTGGCCCAGTTCCCCATCCAGCCGTCCACCCAGTTGCTGCGCGACCACACCGCCTTCCTTTACCTGCGAGGAGGGGACCAGCTCCTGCGTACCCTCGATCAGGCCACTCTCGCGGTGGCCCGCGGCCAGTCCGAGCCCGCGGACCGGAAACGTTTCTTCGAGCACGCGATCCGGTCGCTCCAGCACTATCAGACGCAGCTCGACCGGGAGTACCAACAGGGTCACACGACAGCGGACCAGGTCCGCCTGCTCGGCGGATACGCGCAGATCCTGATCGAAAGCCTGTCGTGA
- a CDS encoding epoxide hydrolase family protein, with amino-acid sequence MSNDHEIRPFRLDMPEEAIAEMRSRIAATRWPTRELVTDRSQGVQLATVQQLARYWTTKHDWRAFEAKLNALPQYTTGIDGVEIHFIHVRSQHENALPLVMTHGWPGSVAELLGVVGPLTDPTAHGGTPEDAFHLVLPSLPGYGFSGEPTELGWDSGRIARAWAQLMDRLDYTRYVAQGGDVGASVTDAMGRQAPEGLVGIHINLLAGAIGLKDQLPANSQQERAALDALNAFTTDGFGYFLEQSTRPQTIGYSLLDSPVGLAAWMLDHDTDSYYKISRAFVDGEPAGNLTRDNLLDNITLYWLTGTGASAARWYWEFGRAIARAAGQAPPAVSVPVGFTTFPGEIWAAPRSWVETVYPNLMYFNEVGSGGHFPAWEEPELFSTEVRAAFRPLQKS; translated from the coding sequence ATGTCCAACGACCACGAAATCCGTCCCTTCCGGCTCGACATGCCGGAAGAAGCGATCGCCGAGATGCGTAGCCGGATCGCGGCCACGCGCTGGCCCACCCGAGAGCTGGTCACCGATCGCTCCCAGGGCGTGCAGCTGGCGACGGTCCAGCAGCTGGCCCGCTACTGGACGACCAAACACGACTGGCGCGCGTTCGAGGCGAAGCTGAACGCCCTTCCGCAGTACACGACCGGCATCGACGGAGTCGAGATCCACTTCATCCACGTGCGGTCGCAGCACGAGAACGCCCTGCCGCTGGTCATGACGCACGGCTGGCCAGGCTCGGTCGCCGAGCTGCTCGGGGTCGTCGGCCCGCTCACCGACCCGACCGCGCACGGCGGCACTCCCGAGGACGCATTCCACCTGGTGCTGCCGTCCTTGCCCGGCTACGGTTTCTCGGGCGAGCCGACCGAGCTCGGCTGGGACTCCGGCCGCATCGCACGCGCGTGGGCGCAGCTGATGGACCGCCTCGACTACACCCGCTACGTCGCCCAAGGCGGCGACGTGGGCGCCTCCGTCACGGACGCGATGGGCCGCCAAGCACCCGAAGGGCTGGTCGGCATCCACATCAACCTGCTCGCCGGAGCGATCGGTCTCAAGGACCAACTGCCGGCGAACTCCCAGCAGGAACGCGCGGCGCTTGACGCGCTCAACGCGTTCACGACGGACGGCTTCGGCTACTTCCTGGAACAGTCCACCCGGCCGCAGACAATCGGCTACTCGCTACTGGATTCACCAGTCGGGCTGGCGGCCTGGATGCTCGACCACGACACGGACAGCTACTACAAGATCTCCCGCGCGTTCGTCGACGGCGAGCCCGCCGGCAACCTCACCCGGGACAACCTCCTCGACAACATCACGCTGTACTGGCTGACCGGCACCGGCGCCTCGGCCGCCCGGTGGTACTGGGAATTCGGACGGGCCATAGCCCGAGCGGCCGGCCAGGCTCCGCCGGCGGTCTCGGTTCCGGTCGGCTTCACGACGTTCCCCGGCGAGATCTGGGCTGCCCCGCGCAGCTGGGTGGAGACGGTCTACCCCAACCTCATGTACTTCAACGAGGTCGGCAGCGGCGGCCACTTCCCCGCCTGGGAGGAGCCGGAACTCTTCTCCACCGAGGTGCGGGCCGCGTTCCGGCCGCTGCAGAAATCCTGA
- a CDS encoding MBL fold metallo-hydrolase, whose product MNVHHLNCGTMLLPGAHMVCHVLLLETDNGLALVDSGYGLKDIADPVHRVGPVRRLTKPVLDPEETAARQIERLGFRREDVRHIVITHFDLDHIGGIADFPDAQIHVTSAEAFGAIHSPSWREKLRYRPAQWAHGPKVVEHEPGGETWHGFAAAKQLDAIDPGIVLIPLPGHTRGHACVAVDTGRGWLLHCGDAFYHHGTLDGRSRVPGVLRVQETLIAYDLRKVRENHARLAELHRRAESNVTIINAHDPHLYAKMRA is encoded by the coding sequence ATGAACGTTCATCACCTCAACTGCGGAACGATGCTGCTGCCAGGCGCACACATGGTCTGCCATGTCTTGCTCCTCGAGACCGACAACGGTCTGGCCCTGGTCGACAGCGGCTACGGGCTGAAGGACATCGCCGATCCCGTCCACCGGGTAGGGCCCGTACGCCGCCTCACGAAGCCGGTGCTGGACCCCGAGGAGACCGCCGCCCGACAGATCGAGCGGCTCGGTTTCCGCCGGGAGGACGTCCGGCACATCGTCATCACACACTTCGACCTCGACCACATCGGCGGAATCGCCGACTTCCCCGACGCCCAGATCCACGTGACATCCGCCGAGGCGTTCGGGGCGATCCACTCCCCGTCCTGGCGGGAGAAGCTGCGCTACCGCCCCGCCCAGTGGGCGCACGGCCCCAAGGTCGTCGAGCACGAGCCCGGCGGCGAAACGTGGCACGGGTTCGCCGCCGCCAAGCAACTCGACGCGATCGACCCCGGGATCGTGCTCATCCCGCTTCCGGGCCACACCCGCGGACACGCGTGCGTCGCCGTCGACACCGGCCGCGGATGGCTGCTGCACTGCGGCGACGCCTTCTACCATCACGGCACCCTCGACGGCCGTAGCCGCGTACCCGGCGTCCTCCGAGTACAGGAGACACTGATCGCATACGACCTGAGGAAGGTCCGGGAAAACCACGCCCGGCTCGCGGAACTCCACCGCCGCGCAGAGTCGAACGTCACGATCATCAACGCCCACGACCCGCACCTGTACGCAAAAATGCGCGCCTAA
- a CDS encoding TetR/AcrR family transcriptional regulator, giving the protein MASREEPAQAPRRQTRRREETRRRMLDAAAQIVEELGLTAATVERVCARAGYTRGAFYSNFESMDDLLIALFERHAELVAARLTEGFGAVEADGGPVTADQVVERVLRTLPLSRQWFQVSTEMMAQALRRSEAATVLAQHRSRMRGFLAACLSSAIQRMGRTPTTSVADLTEAVLAMYEGTLAQAHLDGNDAGHDRQVRFIAITILAMTEPAHRPS; this is encoded by the coding sequence ATGGCATCGCGAGAAGAACCCGCTCAGGCGCCGCGCCGGCAGACCCGCCGACGCGAGGAGACTCGGCGCCGCATGCTGGACGCCGCGGCACAGATCGTGGAAGAGCTGGGTCTGACCGCGGCGACCGTGGAGAGGGTGTGCGCGCGGGCCGGGTATACCCGGGGCGCGTTCTACTCGAACTTCGAGTCGATGGACGACCTGCTGATCGCCCTGTTCGAGCGGCACGCCGAGCTGGTCGCCGCGCGGCTGACCGAGGGATTCGGCGCGGTTGAGGCCGACGGCGGGCCGGTCACCGCCGATCAGGTCGTCGAACGGGTGCTGCGCACGTTGCCGCTGAGCCGCCAGTGGTTCCAGGTGTCCACCGAGATGATGGCGCAGGCGCTGCGGCGGTCCGAGGCGGCGACGGTCCTGGCGCAGCACCGCAGCAGAATGCGCGGCTTCCTCGCGGCCTGCCTGTCCTCCGCGATCCAGCGGATGGGCCGCACGCCGACGACATCGGTGGCCGACCTCACCGAAGCGGTCCTGGCCATGTACGAGGGGACGCTGGCACAGGCACACCTCGACGGCAACGACGCCGGACACGACCGGCAGGTGCGGTTCATCGCGATAACCATCCTGGCGATGACAGAACCAGCTCATCGACCATCCTGA